CCGCACGAGCCTCGTCAAGCACGATGCCATGAGGTTGGAACACCGCGTCGATGTCCCGAGTAGCCCGCCGCGCGTCGTAGGCCAACGCCATCGCCGCCCCGCCGAAGATGTAGAGGTCGGCGACCACACCTCGCCTCGCCAGCCGGTCCCCGAGCCGCCGGAAGGCATCCCCGATCGCCGTGCGGTCCAGCAGTGGATCATCGAGGCTCACGCGACGTTCAACTCCTGCGCCGACACGTACACGCCCCGGCGACGGAACGCTGCTGGCGCGTGTACCACCGCGTCGACCCGGGCCGCCCGGGTGTTGAAGGGGAACCAGAACCGCCGCAACGACCGTGTCTCGACCCACGGCGGCGCACCCCGCCCGTCCTTGGCCGCCAAGTGCTCGGCCAGTGCCGCGAGGAACACATCCCAGTGCTCGTCACCGGTAGACGTTGGCTCCTGGTCCAGGAGACCGGCGCGCATCTCGGCTGGCTCCCAGCGGTACTCCTCAAGAAACTCCGCTACCAGCCGCCATCGTCGCGTCTCGTCGGATCCCACGAGCAGAGCACCCAGGCGTGCCACCGTCAGTGGCTCGTACCTCGCAGCGCGGTTCCTCATTCCCTCGACGCTAGTACATCCAACGGCCGATCCGTGGCGAGCCACCGTCCGCGTCCGGCGGCCAGGCAGGACGCCGCTGGGCGACCCGGGTCGACTGGTCCGCGCGGAAGATCAACGTGGTGGGGCGGGCGGGACTCGAACCCGCGACCGAGGGATTATGAGTCCCCTGCTCTAACCCGCTGAGCTACCGCCCCGACAACGCGCGCCGGATATTAACCCGCCCGGTCGATCGTCGGCCACCGGCGGTTCGGCCGGCCGGTGGGCTCCCGCCGGGCGGCGACCGCACGATGAGCAACGCGAGAATAACAGCGCGCAGCTGGTCCGGCGGTCCCACCCGCCGCCGGCCGGGGCCGGTCTCAGCCGTCCCGCAGGTCGGCCAGGATCGCCCCGGCGGCCCGCCAACCGCTGGCCAGGGCCCCCTGGATGGACGGGCTGTCCCGGTGGTCGCCGGCGACGTAGCGGCCGTCGCCGAGGCGTACCGGCTTGCGTAGGTGACCCTGGGGTGGTGCGGCGGCCGGCAGCGCGGCGGGGATCGACACGGTTTCCAGGTGGGCCCAGTCGGCGGTGGACCGGCCGTAGAGCCGGGTCAGTTCCGCCCGTACGGTCGGCTCGGGTGGGGCCGTCGGGCCGACCACCGAGGTGGCGACCAGGTGCCGTCCGGTGGGGGCGTACGTGGGGGCGGCCTGGCTCAGCACCACCGTGTTGGCTACCAGTTCCCGGCGGTCGCCGTCGACGAGCAGGATCGGCTCGGTAAGGGGCGGCTCGGTGGTGCTGTGGTAGTAGGTCGTGTAGGCGTGGGTGCGTACCCGGGGCAGGGCCGGCAGCAGGGTGGGAGCCGTGGCGGGGTCGACGGCGACCAGGACGGCCCGGCAGGTGATGTCGCCGGCCTGGGTGCGGACCCGGCCGGGGGCGACCTCGGCGACCGGGGTGTCGGTGGTGATCAGGTCGGCCGGCAGCGGCTCGGCGATGGTGCGCGGCAGCGCCTGCATGCCGTCGGCCGGCACGCCTACCCGGCCCCGGGCGAACGAGCGCAGCACCATGGCCAGCACGTGGCTGGAGGTTTCCAGGGCCCGGTCGATGAGGACGCCGGAGAGGAACGGGCGGAGCAGCTCCTCGATGATGGTGTCGGAGAGGCCGGCCCGGCGCAGGGCCGTCTCGGCGGTGGTCTCCGGGGCGGCCAGCAGCCGGGCGGGCGGGAGCGTGGCGCAGCCGGTGGCCAGGGCGGCGAAGCGGAGCCGGTCGGTCACCGAGCCGATGCCGGCCAGCGCGGTGCCGGGTGCGCCGGCCGGTTCGCGCAGCGGGTTGACCAGCCGGTGCAGGCGTTCGCCGCGGCGGACCAGCACCCCGGAGGTGAACCAGCCCAGTTGCAGCCGGTCGAGGTCGAGCAGGGTGCCGAGCTTCGGGTACGCGGTGTTGAGCACCTGGAAGCCCCGGTCCAGCAGGTAGCCGTCGACCCGGTCGGTGGCGACCCGGCCGCCGAGGCGGTCGGTGGCCTCCAGCAGCCGCCACGGCACCCCGGCCCGGTGCAGCCGGCGGGCGGCGGCCAGGCCGGCCAGGCCCCCGCCGACGATCACGACGTCGGTCTCAGCGAGCATGCGTGTCCTCCCTCTGGTGCGTCCGGGCCAGCCGGCCGGGCCACCAGATGCGGGGCCCGATGTCGTACGCCAGTGCCGGGACCAGCAGCGAGCGTACGACGATGGTGTCGATCAGTACCCCGATGGCGACCGCGACACCCAATTCGACAAGGACCACCAACGGGAGTACGGCCAGCGCGGAGAAGGTGGCGGCGAGCACCACCCCGGCGGAGGTGATCACGCCACCGGTGACGACCAGCCCGTGCAGCACCCCGGAGCGGGTGCCCCGCCGGACGGACTCCTGCCGGACCCGGCTCATCAGGAAGATGTTGTAGTCGATGCCGAGCGCGACCAGGAAGACGAAGGCGAAGAGCGGGAACGAGGCGTCCACCCCGGGAAAGTCGAACAGGTACCGGAAGACCAGCGCGCAGAGGCCGAGGGTGGCCGCGTAGGAGAGCACCACGGTGGCGATCAGCAGCAGCGGGGCGACCAGGGCGCGCAGCAGCAGGGCGAGGATGACGGCGATCACCGCCAGCACCACCGGGATGATCACGTTGCGGTCCCGGGTGGCGGCGTCGGCGGTGTCCACGTTGATCGCGGTGTACCCGCCGACCACGGCGTCGGCCCCGGGCACGGCGTGTACGGCCACCCGCAGGTCCCGTACGGTCCGCTCGGCGCCGTCGCTGTCCGGTGGGTCGGTCAGGGTGGCCGCCAGCTCCACCCGGCCGTCGACCACCTTCGGTGGGGCGTCGCCCTGCGGTGGGCCGGCCGGGTTGCCGGTGACCGGCGCGACGGCGGCCACCCCGGGTACGCCCCGGGCCACCTCGGTCACCCGCTGCGCGCTGGACGCGGTGACGAAGATGGTGGCCGGGCTGCCGGTGCTGCCCGGGTAGTGCCGGGCGATCGCCTCCTGGCCGGCTACCGAGTCGGTGCGGTCGGTGAAGAGCTGGCTCTGGCCGAGCGCGGTCGCGCCGAGCTGGGTGAGTCCGATGGCGAGCAGGGCCAGCACCACGGTGGTGACCAGCCAGACCGGCCGGGCGCGGCGGGCCACGAAGCCGGCGACGCGCTGCCAGAACGGGTGTTCGGCCTGCGGTTCGGCCCGGTCGACGCGGGGGCGGCGGGGCCAGAACACCCAGCGTCCGCCGAGCACCAGCAGGGCGGGCAGGAAGGTGAGCATCACCAGCAGGGTGGCGGCGATGCCGATGGCGGCGACCGGGCCGAGCGACCGGTTGGAGTTGAGGCTGGACAGCAGCAGGCAGAGCAGGCTGGCGATGGTGGTGCCGCCGGAGGCGACGATCGCGGGGGCGGCGCCCCGCCAGGCGGTACGCATCGCGTCGGCGGGGCGCGCGTGCCGGTGCAGCTCCTCCCGGTACCGGGCGATGATCAGCAGCGCGTAGTCGGTGCCCGCGCCGAAGACCAGCACGGTGAGGATGCCCTGGGCCTGCCCGTTGAGTTTGACCACGTCGGCGTCGGCGAGCAGGTAGACGAAGACGGCGGCGAGGGCGAAGGACATCCCGGCGGCCAGCAGCGGGGCGATCCAGAGCACCGGGCTGCGGTAGACCACCAGCAGGATGACCAGGACCACGCAGAGGGTGACCACCAGCAGGGTGCCGTCGATGGCGGAGAAGACCTCGATCAGGTCGGCCAGCAGCCCGGCCGGGCCGGCCACGTGCACGGCGAGCCCGTCGGTGCCGGTGCCGGTGATGGTGCGCAGCTCGTCGACGACGGTGCCGATCCGCTCCCCCTCGGCCTCGTCGATCGGCACGACCACCTGCAACGCCTGACCGTCCTGGCTGGGGATCGGTGGCGGCAGCGGGGTGACCACCCCGGGTACCCGGGCGAACCGGGCGGCGTCGGCGGCGGCCCGTTGCCGGTCGGCCTCGGTGATCCCGGCGGCGCGTTCGTAGACCACCAGGGCGGGGGTGGTCCGCCGGTCGACGAACTGCGCGCTGAGGTCCTCGGCCCGGGTGGCCTCGGCGGCGGCGGGCAGGAAGGAGGCGTTGTCGTTGGTCGCCACGTCGCCGAGGCGGCCCGCGTACGGCCCGGCGACAGCGCCGACGATCAGCCAGCCGAGCACGACGACCACCGCGATCAGGGTGGTCGGGCTGCGGCCCCGGGCACCGGCCATGCCATCTGCTCCCACGGGTCCGACGCGGTGGGCGTCCCAGTAGACGCCGCTCATCCTGCCGGGCGACCGGGCGCTACGGGGGCGAAACCAGGCAGAGCGGGCCCGATCGGGGACGGGAAACGACGATGCCCGTCGGCATGGCCGACGGGCATCGGGTGCGGTGGCTCCCCCGTTTGGACTCGAACCAAAAACCTGCCGGTTAACAGCCGGCTGCTCTGCCAATTGAGCTACGGGGGACCGTAGTGCGTCCGGCCCCGGATGTCTCCGGCACCGTGCGACGGCACAAGAGTACAGGACTTCGCCCGGTCGTGGTGGTGGGGGTTGGCGCGCGGCGGGCACCGCCGGAGCACCCGGGAAAGCAGACAAATCACCATCCCCGCCTCCGGATGCTTGAGTCCGGTGGAGGATGGGTAGTTAGCTGCCAACAGAGGACGTAGGCGCGAAAGGGTCGCCACCGGGGCGGGGTCGTAGCACCGGGGTGACGGCGTCAGGTACGAAAGGAGCCGCCATGCGCGGAAAGATCATGTTCCTTGGCGGGCTGGCTGCGGGATTCGTCCTGGGCGCCCGTGCAGGCCGGGAGAAGTACGAGGAGCTGGTCGTGCAGGGCCGCAAGGTGCTCGACCACCCGACCGTGCAGGAGGCGGCGGGCGTCGCGCAGGCCCAGGCGAACCGGCTCTACGCCGAGGGCAAGGACAAGCTCGGCCACTCGAAGCTGGGTGAGAAGCTCTCCACCAACGGCAGCAAGCAGGAGCTGACCGCCGCGGACGACGCGTTCGCCGGGAAGCCGGCCACGCCGGCCACCGTCGGCGCCAAGACCGGCACCGGGGCGTCGTCGGCCTCGACCAGCAGCACCACCACCGCCCGGAGCAAGACCCCGGGTACGCCTACCAACGGCAGCACCATCTGACGTACGCGTGACAACGGGCCGGTCGCCGCGAGGCGACCGGCCCGTCTCGTCGTACCCGGCTAGGTTCTAGCTGTTCAGTCCTTGCTGCTGAACGCGGCGTCGAAGGCCGCCGACGGGGCGTCGAAGGCCAGCCGGCGGACGAACTGCAGCGCCTCGGGGGCACCGACCAGGCGGTCCATCCCGGCGTCCTCCCACTCCACCGAGATCGGGCCGGTGTAGCCGATCGCGTTCAGCGCCCGGAAGCAGTCCTCCCACGGCACGTCACCGTGTCCGGTGGAGACGAAGTCCCAGCCGCGCCGCAGGTCCGCCCAGGGCAGGTGGGAGGCGAGCCGGCCGCGCCGCCCGTCGCCGGTGCGCACCTTGGCGTCCTTGCAGTCGACGTGGTAGATCCGGTCGGCGAAGTCGAAGATGAAGTTCACCGGGTCCAGCTCCTGCCACACGAAGTGCGACGGGTCCCAGTTGAGCCCGAACGCCGGCCGGTGGTCGATCGCCTCCAGGGTGCGCTTGGTGGTGTAGTAGTCGTACGCGATCTCGCTCGGGTGCACCTCGTGGGCGAAGCGGACGCCCACGGAGTCGAAGACGTCGAGGATCGGGTTCCACCGGTCGGCGAAGTCCTGGTAGCCGCGCTCGATCATGGCCGGCGGCACCGGCGGGAACATCGCCAGGGTGTGCCAGATCGACGAGCCGGTGAAGCCGACGACGGTCTGCACACCCAGCTTCGCCGCCGCCCGCGCAGTGTCCTTGATCTCCTCGGCGGCCCGCTGCCGGACCCCCTCGGCCTCGCCGTCGCCCCAGATCCGCGCCGGCAGGATGTCCTGGTGGCGCTCGTCGATCGGGTGGTCGCAGACGGCCTGCCCGACCAGGTGGTTGGAGATCGTGAAGACCTGGAGGTTGTACTTGGCCAGGGTCTCCTTCTTGCGCTCGACGTACGAGTCGTCGGCGAGGGCCTTGTCGACCTCGAAGTGGTCGCCCCAGCAGGCGATCTCCAGGCCGTCGTAGCCCCACTCGGAGGCGAGCCGGCAGACCTCCTCGAAGGGCAGGTCGGCCCACTGGCCGGTGAAGAGCGTGATGGGTCGCGCCATGTGTCCTTCTCCCCTGTCTGGTGATGGGGGATTCCCTGGGCGGACCGGGGCGAGGGTGGAACGGGCCGGGCCGTACCGCCGGCGACCCGCACGGAGCCGCCGGTGGGTGCCACACGCACCTGGGCCCGACGGGTTGCGCCTCCCGCCGGGTCACCGGCCACCTGCACGGTCGCCGCCCTCACTCTAGGGCCCCGCGCGCGGGTTACGGAAGGCCGCTTCGCGTTCCCCGACACCGCCGGCCGGGACCGGGTGGCTCAGCGACACCGCCGGCGCGGACGGCTCAGTGCTGGCGGTCCACCGCGTGCTCGGCCAGGGCGGCCAGCGCCGCGCGGGCCTCCGGCCGGACCGGGGCGGCGGCCAGGGCGGTCAGCGCCGCGTCGGTGCGTACCCGGATCATCTGTTCGATCTTCTCGCGGGCGCCGGTGGCCTCGATGATCTCGCGCAGCTCGGTGGCGCCCGCGGTGTCCAGGTCCGGGTTGCCGAAGAGTTCCCGCAGCCGGGCGCTCTGCGCCCGGTCGGCGACGCTGCGGGCCAACGCCATCATCACGGTGGGCTTGCCCTCGCGCAGGTCGTCCAGGATCGACTTGCCGGTCACCGACGGGTCACCGAACACCCCGAGCACGTCGTCGCGCAGCTGGAACGCGTCACCCAACGGGTCGCCGAAGTCGGCGAGCGCGGCCACCAGGTCCGGCCCGGCGGCAGCCAGGGTCGCACCGATCTGCAACGGCCGGGTCACCGTGTACCGGGCGGCCTTCATCCGGATCACCGTCAGGGCGCTGGCCACCGAGCCGTCGCCGACCCCGGAGACCAGGTCGAGGTACTCCCCCGCGATCACCTCGGTCCGCATCAGGGCGAACATCGTGTACCCCCGGTGCACCTGCTCGACGCCCAGCCCGCACTCGTGGAACATCTGGTCCGACCAGGCCGCGCAGAGGTCACCGCAGAGCAGGGCGGTGTTGCGGCCGTACGCCTCCGGGTCGCCGCGCCACGACGACCGGGCATGCAGGTCGGCGAAGAGCCGGTGCACCGACGGCTCACCGCGCCGCCGGTCGCTGCCGTCCAGGATGTCGTCGTGGATCAGGGCGAAGGCGTGGAACAGCTCCAGCGCCGCCGCCGCCACCACGATCTCGTCGCCGTCGTCACCGCCGGCCGCCCGCCAACCCCAGTAGCAGAACAGCGGCCGGACCCGTTTGCCGCCGGCCAGCACGAACCGCTGCAACGCGGTGAACACGCCCCGGGGTGCGCCGTCGGGCCACTCGGGGCCCTGGCGTTCCAGGAAGGCGGCCAGCTCGGCGTCGACCCGGGCCCGTAACTGCCCCGCGTCGGTGGCCGGCACGGTCACCGTCACGACGCCCCGCCGCCCTCCGTCAGCCCGGCCAACTCCAGCAGCAGCCCCTTGACCTCGGTGGCGGCCAGCGACTCCCGGGCCGCGGCGGCGTCGGAGCAGAGCAGCACCGGACCGTCGGCCGGGTCGGCGGGCAGCCGCCCGTGCGAGCCGCGTACCGCCTGCGCGCCCGCGTCCAGGCCGACCACGCTCATCAGGTACCGCATGCCCGCCTTCTTGCGGGCCAGGGCGATGCCGGCGCGACGCTTCGCGGCCCCCGGCGCGGCCGGATCGAAGAGCAGCTCCGCCGGGTCGTACCCCGGCTTACGGTGGATCTCCACCAGCCGGGCGTAGTCCGGGGCGCGGGCGTCGTCCAGCCAGTAGTAGTAGGTGAACCAGGCCTGCTCCTCGGCGACCAGCACCAGCTCACCGGCGCGCTCGTGGTCCAGCCCGTACGCCGCCTTGCCCTCGGCGTCCAGCACCTCGGCCACCCCGGGCAGCCCGGCGCAGAGCTTCGCCACCGCCGGCAGGTCCGCCGGATCCTTGACGTAGACGTGCGCGATCTGGTGGTCGGCCACCGCGAAGGCCCGCGACGTCCACGGGTCGAGGTGCTCCATGCCGTCCTGGGTGTAGACCCGCAGCAGCCCCTCGGCGCGCAGCAGCCGGTTGATGTCGACCGGCTGGGAGACGTCGGTGATGCCGTACTCCGACAGGGCCACCACCGTCGCGTCCCGTTGCCGGGCCGCCGCCAGCAGCGGGGCGAGCACCTCGTCCAGTTCCTTGGCCGCGACGGCGGCCTGCAACGACGAGGCCCCGAACCGCTGCAGGTCGTAGTCGAGGTGCGGGACGTAGACCAGGGTCAGGTCCGGCGAGTGGTCGGCGAGGATCTGCTCGGCGGCCTGGCAGATCCACCGGGACGACGGAATGCCGGCGCCCGGCCCCCAGTAGGTGAACAGCGGGAAGGTGCCCAGCTTGTCGGTGAGCGCGTCGTGCAGCTCCGGCGGGTCGGTGTAGCAGTCCGGCTCCTTGCGCCCGTCGGCCCGGTACACCGGCCGCGGGGTGACCGTCCAGTTGACGTCCGCGCCCATCGCGTACCACCAGCAGACGTTGGCCACCGTGTAGTCGGGGCGCAGCCTACGCGCGGTGTGCCAGAGCTTCTCGCCCTGCACCAGCGCGTTGTGCTGCCGCCACAGGAACACCTCACCCAGGTCACGGAAGTACCAGCCGTTGCCGACGACGCCGTGCGAACGGGGCAGCTCGCCGGTGAGGAAGGTCGACTGCACCGAACATGTCACCGCCGGCAGCACCGTGCCGAGCTGCGCGGTGAACCCGCCGTCGGCGACCGCGCGCAGCTTCGGCATGTGCGCCAGCAGCCGGGGGGTCAGCCCGACCACGTCCAGAACCACCAGTTTCTTGGTCACGCGCGTACTCCAGCCGGGGTCTCGAGGCCGATCGCGGCCAGTTCGTCACGGGCGAAGGCCAGCTCGGCGGCGATCCCGGCAGCCAGCTCCGCATCGGTGCCGGGCCGCCGCGCCGCCGGCAGCACCCCCCAGGTGTACGTCTCCACGTCCAGGTGGTCGCAGCCGGCCGTCTCACCGGCGAAGAGGCCGGTCAGCGCGGCACGCAGCACCGGCAGGGTGGCGGTCAGCGGCGGCTCCGGTGGGGCGTGCAGCGGCACGTGGTAGTGCACCCGCCACGGGCCGGGCAGTCGGGCGTCCAACGCGGCGTCCAGGTCGTCGGCGGCGTACGCCGGGTCGGCCGGGTCGTCGCCGTGCGCGCAGCCGGGCCCCCGGGTCTGGTGCAGGAAACGCGGCTCCACCCACCGCCGCAACGCCTCGCCGTCACCGCCGGACTGCCCGGCGCTGCCGGGGTCAGCGGACTCCAGGGCGGCTGTCGGATCGGCCGCCTCCAGGGCGGCGGAAACCTGGACCTTGACCACCGGCAGGTCGGCGGCGCGCAGCCGGGCCAGCGCCTCGGCCGGCTCCTCCCAGGCACAGGCCAGGTGAGCCAGGTCCAGGCAGACGCCCAACCGTGTCGTGTCCATTCCGGACAGTAACATGGCGGCCTGCCGGGTCGTCTCCACCACGCACCCCGGCTCCGGCTCGAAGCCGACCCGCACCGGACGGCCGGTCTCCCGCTCCACCGCGGCCAGGCCGGCGGCCAGCTCGTCCAGCCGCCGCCGGGCGGCGTCGGCCCGGTCGGTGTCCCACGGGGTACGCCAGGCCAGCGGCAGGGTGGAGACCGAGCCCCGCGCCGCGTCCTCGGGCAGCAGGTCCGCCAGCACCCGGGCCAGGTTCAGGGTGTACGTCAACCGCTGGGCGGTGGCCCAGTCCGGCTGGTACACCGCGCCCTTGACCACCGGTGCCTGGAAGGCGGCGTACGGGAACCCGTTGAGGGTGACCACCTCCAGGCCCCGGACGGTCAGCTCGGTGCGCAACCGGCGACGCGCGGTCTCGTCGGCGGCCAGCTCGGCGGCGACCGGGGCGGCCAACCACAGCCCCAGCCCCAGCAGGTCGCCACCGAGGCGCTCGCGCACCGGCACCGCGTAGCTGTCCAGCTGCCGCAGGATGCCGGCCAGGTCCTCGGCCGGGTGCACGTTCGTGCAGTAGCCGAGGTGGACCGTGCTGCCGTCGCGGTGTCGCAGCCGCATCAGCTGCCGCCGCGCAGGATCGAGTTGCCCTCGAAGGTGGCCTCGGAGTCCGCCAGGTCGCTGAGGTCCAGCCGCCCGGACTGGCCGTAGAACTCCACCGGGTTGCGCCACAGCACCCGGTCGACGTCGTCGTCGGTGAAGCCGGCCTGCAGCATCGCCTCCCCGGTGGTCCGGGTCAGCAGCGGGTCGGAACGTCCCCAGTCGGCCGCCGAGTTGACAAGCATCCGCTCGGTGCCGTACGTCTTCAGCAGCTCCACCATCCGCGGCGGCGACATCTTGGTGTCCGGGTAGATGGAGAAGCCCAGCCAGCAGCCGGTGTCCCGGACCAGCTTGACGGTCACCTCGTTGAGGTGGTCGACCACCACCCGCCCGGGGGCGATGCCGGACTCGGCGACCACCGCCAGGGTCCGTTCGACGCCCTTGACCTTGTCCCGGTGCGGGGTGTGCACCAGCGCCGGCAGGTCGTACGCCACGGCCAGGGCGAGCTGCCCGGCGAACGCGGCGTCCTCCTCCGGGGTCATCGAGTCGTACCCGATCTCGCCGACCGCGACCACGCCGTCCTTGTCCAGGTACCGGGGCAGCAGGTCGAGCACCGGTCGGCAGCGCGGGTCGTTCGCCTCCTTCGGGTTCAGCGCGATGGTGGCGTGGTGGCGTACCCCGAACTGGGCGGCCCGGAACGGCTCCCAGCCGATCAGCGAGTCGAAGTAGTCGGTGAAGGAGGCCGGGCTGGTACGGGGCTGGCCCAGCCAGAAGGCCGGTTCGACGATCGCGCGGATCCCGGCGGCGGCCATCCGCTCGTAGTCGTCGGTGGTCCGTGAGGTCATGTGGATGTGCGGGTCGAAGATGCGCATCACGCCTCCCGGGCGGTGAGTTGGTCGAGCAGACCGGTGGCGTCGGCGGGCATGCTCCGGCCGGCGGCCTGCCGTTCGGCGGCCAGTCCGGCGAGCATCGCGGCGAGTTCGCCGTCGGCGCGCTGGTCGAGGTCGGCGACCACGGCCAGCGGTACGTCCATGAAGACGCACTTGAGCACGGCCTGCCGCCACGAGGCCGGATCGAGGTGCCCGGCGTACGGGCCGAGGGCGGCGGCGACCAGCCGGGTGTCGTTGGTGCGGATCGCGTCGTGCAGCAGCGGTACGCCGGCCGCGCCGATCGGCAGCAGCGGCAGGGCCCGCAGCACGGCCCGCTTCTCGGCGGCGTCACCCTGCCGGTAGAGCGCCTCGGCGTGGGCGGCCTGCCCGCTGGGCAGCGCGGTCAGCAGCAGCACCCGGGCCGCGTCGTCGGCGGTCCAACCGGGCAGCTCGGGCAGTGGTCCCCGGCCGCACCGCCGGCCGACGCCCGGGAAGAGCCGTTCGATCGCCGTCGGGTCGACCGCCACCTGCCGCAGCGCCGCCTCCAGCCACTCCGGATCGGGTACCTCGCGCAACGCGGCCCGCAGCTGGTCCGGTGTCATCCGGTCTCCCCCCTCGTGCTGGTGGGCGCCGCCACGGCGGCGCGGGTGCTGGTGGGCGCCGGCGCGGCGGCGGCGCGGAGGAACTCGATCGACGCGGCGGCGACGTTCGGGGCGGCGTGCGAGTGCCGGGGCAGCTCCACCGCGACCAGCCCCCGGTAGCCGACGTCGGAGAGCGCCTGGAGCACCGGCGGGAAGTCGATCTCACCGGTGCCGAACTCCAGGTGCTCGTGCACACCGCGCCGCATGTCGTCGATCTGCACGTTCACCAGGTGCTCGCCCACGTCGTAGACGCAGTCCGGCACGGTCATCGACTCCAGGCAGCGACAGTGTCCGATGTCGAGGGTGAGCCCGAAGCCGGGCGGCTCACCGAGGGCGGCCCGCAGCCGCCGCCAGCCGGCGATGTCCTCGACCAGCATCCCCGGCTCGGGTTCGAAGCCCAGCGGTACGCCGGCGGCCCCGGCGGCCTCCACCACGACCGCGCAGCCGGCGACCAGCCGGTCCCAGGCGGTCTGGGGGCTGACCTGCGGTGGGCGTACCCCGGCCCAGTAGGAGACCGCCTCGGCACCCAGGTCGGCACCGATGCGTACGGCCCGACGCAGGAACTCGATCCGGCGGGCCGGGTCGTCGTGCAGCAGGGTCGGGGCGTGCTTGTGCCAGGGGTCCAGCAGGTACCGGGCCCCGGTCTCGATCACCACCGAGAGGCCCAGTCCGGCCAGTCGCCTACCGACGGCGTCGACCCGGGCGGCCAGCCCGGGGGCGAACGGGTCGAGGTGGTCGTGGTCCAGGGTCAGGGCGACGCCCTGGTACCCCAGGTCGGCCAGGACGGCGAGCGCGTCGTCGAGCCGGTGGTTGGCGAAACCGTTGGTGCCGTACCCGAACCGCAGCCGGGCCGTGTCCGCCTCGGCGGTGCCGTCGGGCCCGGTCATGTCGGCGAGACCTTGCGGGCCAGCCGGCGGGCCAGCGGGGCGGCGGCGGCCACCGCGGTCCCGAGCAGACCCGCGCCGGCGCGGGCGGTCAACGCGCCCTGCAGTGCGGGCAGGCCGGTGATGCCGGCGCCGACCGCCGCGCGGACCCGACCGGCGGTGGGTTCGGCCACCACCCGGGCCTGC
Above is a window of Micromonospora yangpuensis DNA encoding:
- a CDS encoding EboA domain-containing protein; translated protein: MTPDQLRAALREVPDPEWLEAALRQVAVDPTAIERLFPGVGRRCGRGPLPELPGWTADDAARVLLLTALPSGQAAHAEALYRQGDAAEKRAVLRALPLLPIGAAGVPLLHDAIRTNDTRLVAAALGPYAGHLDPASWRQAVLKCVFMDVPLAVVADLDQRADGELAAMLAGLAAERQAAGRSMPADATGLLDQLTAREA
- a CDS encoding TatD family hydrolase; the protein is MRIFDPHIHMTSRTTDDYERMAAAGIRAIVEPAFWLGQPRTSPASFTDYFDSLIGWEPFRAAQFGVRHHATIALNPKEANDPRCRPVLDLLPRYLDKDGVVAVGEIGYDSMTPEEDAAFAGQLALAVAYDLPALVHTPHRDKVKGVERTLAVVAESGIAPGRVVVDHLNEVTVKLVRDTGCWLGFSIYPDTKMSPPRMVELLKTYGTERMLVNSAADWGRSDPLLTRTTGEAMLQAGFTDDDVDRVLWRNPVEFYGQSGRLDLSDLADSEATFEGNSILRGGS
- a CDS encoding sugar phosphate isomerase/epimerase family protein, yielding MTGPDGTAEADTARLRFGYGTNGFANHRLDDALAVLADLGYQGVALTLDHDHLDPFAPGLAARVDAVGRRLAGLGLSVVIETGARYLLDPWHKHAPTLLHDDPARRIEFLRRAVRIGADLGAEAVSYWAGVRPPQVSPQTAWDRLVAGCAVVVEAAGAAGVPLGFEPEPGMLVEDIAGWRRLRAALGEPPGFGLTLDIGHCRCLESMTVPDCVYDVGEHLVNVQIDDMRRGVHEHLEFGTGEIDFPPVLQALSDVGYRGLVAVELPRHSHAAPNVAAASIEFLRAAAAPAPTSTRAAVAAPTSTRGETG